Part of the Streptomyces sp. NBC_01353 genome, GCGCGCAGCTGCTCCAGAAGCCTGGGCCCGGTCACCTCGCGCGTCCAGCCCAGGATGTAGCCGTCCGTCGTCGGAACGGCGCAGCCGGAACGCAGGACCAGTTCATGGACCAGCCGGTAGTCGCCCTCCGCCACGGCCGGCCGCTCGGCGAGGCGCTGGGCCACGTCGCCCAGCCACGCGGGCTCACGGTCGGCGAGCACGCCCAGGACGAGGTCCGTGGTCGACCTGCTCCAGTCGTTCAGGTCGCGGCCACCGATCCAGGCCGCCGCGGCCGCCGCACCCGTGTGGCACCCGGCGCCGGCCACCCGCAGCGCGCGCTGGACCCTCGTCTGCTCGTTCCAGCGAGCCCAGCCCCAGCCGCGGACCTCGGTCCGCAGGGCCTTGAGCTCCGCGAGCGCGGTCTTCCGATCGCCGGGTCCCAGCTCCTTCAGCCGTCCGGGAACGCCCTCGTCCCGTCCCGCCCGAACCGTGATCAGCAGCTTGTTCACCGCCCGTCCCTCCCGGGCCGCGGTCAGCCGCGCCTTCAGCGCGGTCTCGTCGATGCCGCGGCTCATCGCGCACCTCCGACAGACACGACTCCGGCCGCTGCCCCCGTCATGGCACTCGGTACGGCACCGCGCCGGGCCATCCGCACCGCCAGCGCGTGCTTGCACGGTCCCCGGCGGCCCCTGTAGTCCGCCCACCATTGGCACGTACAACTCAGCAGCCCGCCGGACTCCCGTACCTGGTAGCGCCGTTCGCCGGAGGCGACCGTCGCCAGTTCGCCGTCGAGCGAGACCGCTCCCTCCGCGACGAGGGCGCGCGCCGCCACCAGGCGGGGATTGTGCCGTTCGGCGCGGTCGGCGTCGTACGGCAGCTCCCGGTGGAAGTACGCCGCGTCGGCCACGTCGTAGCCGGCCCGGCCCGCCGTGCCGAGCCGGGTCAGCGCGGCGCGCACCCGGTCCACCGACAGCCCCGCCTGCGCGCCCAGTTCGGCGAGATCGATGCGCGGCTCCCAGGCCAGCAGGACCGAGACGAGCTCGGCGTCCTGCGCCGCCTCCTCCGTGGCCAGTGCCTCCAGAACACCGCCCTCGCCGGAGAAGCCCCGGGAGGCGTCGGGCGACAGGGTCAGCGTCAGGCGCATTCCCGGCAGCGCCACCTCCCAGGCGCTCGCGGTCGCGACGCCGTCCGGCACCGGACCGTAGACCCGCAGCGCGGTCGCGTGCCGCAGCACCCGCTCGAGCGCCACCAGCCGGTCCGGACCCGGCAGACAGACGGCGCCCGGCACCGGCAGGGTGGTGGGCCGCAGGATGCGGCCGTTCTGAACGACCCAGAGGGGGCCGGCCCCCCGGCCCTGCGAGCGCGGCAGCGAGCGCAGGAACCGCACCGCCTCGGGGCCCGTCAGCTCCGCGCGCAGATCGAAACCGGCGGACGCCACCTGCGCCTCGGCGAAACCGCGCAGCCAGCGGTCGGGCAGCGGCACCCTCTTCTCGACGACCGCGCCCTCCAAGGTGGTCACCGCCAACTCGTCCGGGCCGACCCGCAGATGCAGCGGATCGCTCCCCGTCATCCGGGACAGCGCCTCGCGCAGCGGGTTGTTGACGTCGACGTTGGTGGTGCCGTGCCCCGTCTCGGCGCCGTCCAGCCCCTCGCTGAGCACGTCGAGCCGTGCGTACACCCCGCCGCATCCCGAGAACGACTCGAACCGAAGCCGGTCGCCGTTCCCCGTCACGACCGGGTCCAGCGACCCCGGCCGTATCCGCTGGTAGTAGCGGGCGGCCGCCACGTCCGCCACCGCGAGCAGACCGCGCGCGGCGATCTGCGGGGACGTCAGAAAGCCGGAGAAGAAGCGGGGATGAGCCTCGGCACCGGCGGGTGTCAGCCCACCGGAGGTCTCCAAGCCGAGCAGCCGGCCGGCACCGGAGGACTCCAGGGCGGACGGGCGTGAGTAGGCGAGCGCCTGTACGGATCGCGTCATGGAAAGGACGCTAGGACCCACCACTGACAATCAGCCGAGACCGCAGCGGGGAGGCCGCTTCGCGGGTCCTTCGGCCGCCGCGGGGTGGTCGATTCAGGTGTTCCTCGACCGCCGCGGGGAGCCGCTCCGCGGGCCCCTCAGCCGCGGGGAGGTCGATTCACGTGCCCTCGCCTGCCGCCGGAAGCCCGCACCGCCCACGCTCACGCCCCGGCGATCGCCCGCAGCGCGTCCAGGTGACGTCGGTACACGGCCCGCCCCTCAGTCGTCAGTGCCAGCCACGTCCGGGGCCGGCGTCCCACCCGGCCCTTGTCCACGGACACGAGACCGGCCTCCTCCAACGCCGCCACCTGCTTCGACAGCGCCGAGTCGGTCACCTCCACCAGATCCCGTACGAACGCGAACTCCGCCTTGTCCAGCGGCGCGAGAGCCGCGACGACCGAGAGCCGTACCGGCGACGTCAGCAGCGGCTCCAGATCGTGGCGGGGGTGCGCGCCCTGCTTCTCCGTGGCGCTCACGCCGTGGGCCTCCGCGTCTCCAGCCGCGCCCCGACCGCGGGCGGGAGCGCGCAACCGACGGCCGCGACCACGGCGAACGGGGCACTGCCCGCCCACACGTTCAGCCCCAGGGCCAGCGCCGCCGCGTACAGGGCGCCCCAGGTCCCGATGACGAGACCGTGCCGCAGCCCGAAGCTCCGCCGGACGGCGCGCTGACGGGCCGCGTACACGCTCAACCCGGCCACGACGAGCGCGTAGAGCGTCATCGACACGGCGACGACGAGCGGGCTCCGCCACAGCAGGACGGTCGGCACCAGGGCGAGTTGGGTGGCGCCGAAGACCAGCAGATACCGCCCGTACCAGCCGCTCCGCTTCCGTACCTCGTCCTCCATGGCGCGTGAACGGTGCAACGCCTGTGCCGCGTCCGGGTGTGCGGACATGACCATCCCCCTTGTCCTCGACAGCAACTACTTTCCACTATGGCAAGTAAATGCTGTCGAGGCAATGAGGGGCAGCGGTCTACTGACCGACGCGTCCCGGCTGAAGTGCCTTGCTGAACAGGACCGTTCCGCCCTCCGCGCGGAGCCGGACCGTCAGCTCGCCGCTTCC contains:
- a CDS encoding SWIM zinc finger family protein, whose protein sequence is MTRSVQALAYSRPSALESSGAGRLLGLETSGGLTPAGAEAHPRFFSGFLTSPQIAARGLLAVADVAAARYYQRIRPGSLDPVVTGNGDRLRFESFSGCGGVYARLDVLSEGLDGAETGHGTTNVDVNNPLREALSRMTGSDPLHLRVGPDELAVTTLEGAVVEKRVPLPDRWLRGFAEAQVASAGFDLRAELTGPEAVRFLRSLPRSQGRGAGPLWVVQNGRILRPTTLPVPGAVCLPGPDRLVALERVLRHATALRVYGPVPDGVATASAWEVALPGMRLTLTLSPDASRGFSGEGGVLEALATEEAAQDAELVSVLLAWEPRIDLAELGAQAGLSVDRVRAALTRLGTAGRAGYDVADAAYFHRELPYDADRAERHNPRLVAARALVAEGAVSLDGELATVASGERRYQVRESGGLLSCTCQWWADYRGRRGPCKHALAVRMARRGAVPSAMTGAAAGVVSVGGAR
- a CDS encoding transcriptional regulator, which translates into the protein MSATEKQGAHPRHDLEPLLTSPVRLSVVAALAPLDKAEFAFVRDLVEVTDSALSKQVAALEEAGLVSVDKGRVGRRPRTWLALTTEGRAVYRRHLDALRAIAGA